The Virgibacillus siamensis sequence CCAGAATAAATTTTGATCCATTATACGTCAGTACACCTTCAAATTGGTCATTTCGAAAAGAGGTTTGTATTTTCTTATAACTGTTTTCCCTTGTTAAATTTAAATCAGAATCGCCTTTCCGATTGACCAGTCTTATTACCCCATCACTGATTAAAAATGTATGAAGCACCTCTTCATTCGTGCTGTTGCCTCCTTTGTTAAGTTCTTCAATAATGTGGCTGGCTGTGCTTTGGAGCAATTCCTGTTCTGATTTGATACTGGCATTTTTAAACATCAAATATATTGTTGTGTTTGCAATCAAAAGCAGAATAACCAGCAAAAACGTTATTGACAGTTGTATACGTGTCCTTAAACTCATTTACGTATAGTCCTTTACCATATAACCGACACCCCGTACGGTTTGAATCGGTGCATCGGGCATTTTTTTCCGCAAATACCTGACGTAAACATCAATCACATTTGTATCACCGAAATAGTCATAACCCCATACATAATTTAAAATCTGTTCCCGTTCAAGTGCCTGGTTTTTATTTTCTGTCAAGTAAAGCAGTAAATCATATTCTTTTGGTGTCAATTCAATAATTGTTCCATCATCATACACTTCCCTTGATCCGGTTTGTATTTTGATCTTTCCCAATGAAAGTTCTGCCTGGGCATGACGGTCCGCCTGTTTCTTGTTAAACCGCAAATTGGAACGAATCCTGGCAAGCAACTCTTCAATTTCAAATGGTTTCGTCATGTAATCGTTGGCCCCCAAGTCAAGTCCGTTCACTTTATCATAAACCGTATCCCGTGCTGTCAGCATAATAACGATAATTTGTTCATCAACAGCACGAATACGCCTCAGTACTTCCATTCCATTTAATTCAGGAATCATTACATCAAGGATAACCAGATCTGTCCTATTTGATTGTACAAGCTCAAGCCCTTTCCGCCCGCTATGTGCAACATCCACTGCGAATCCTTCATATTCCAGTTCAAGTTGAATGATACGCGCGATACTTTCATCGTCTTCGATTATTACAATATGGTTGCTCATTGATTCCACTCCCGTTTTTAAAAGGATAAACCGGTCCATTGCCAGTAAGTAAAGTAATACACCATCATAACGAAAATATAAAGAGGCATTAGAACTAAACTGATTTTTAACAAGGTTTTTGCATCGTATGTGAAGTCCTCCTCTTCATAAAAAAGCAGCAGCGCCTTTGAACTGACCGGAAATGTTATACAATAGTTCATCCCTATTAAACTGATAAATACAATTGCAACAGGGTCTGCACCAATTGTTTGACCAAACAGGATCAGGGCCGGAATAAAGACGATTGCCCGGGTTGTATGCGATGTAATATATAAGTGGCTTGTAACCGTCACGATTAAAACCAGCAATACAAGGATCCATTCCGGTGCTCCCGCAAACAACTGCAATACACCGATCATTTCCGTTTCCATCCATGCTACCACTCCTGTATCAACCAGGACTCTGCCCAATGCGGTTGCTGATGCAACAAACAGTATTAAATTCCAGGAAACAGCACCAATACCCTGCTTCCAGCTGATCACGCCATACACCGGCATCATAAATAACACCGCGCCGAACATAGTTAGAAATGCTATATCATACCCGTGAACAGGCTCCGTCATCCAGCTGATGATTAGCAGGATGACAAGTCCAGCTGTCCTTTTTTCCGTATTATTCATTGGCTGTTTCCTTTTCTGTTGATACAGTTGTGACATGGATGTTCTTTTTTCTGACTGATGTGATATTATGTTAGGCGCCTTTTTCGGCCACAGCATCATTTTAATTACAAAAAGTGACAGTAATGATATCGTCAAAGCGAATGGAACGCCCCATATAAGCCACTGAACAAAGGAAATCGATTTACCGGTGGAAGTTTCCAGGAAACCAACTCCGATTAAATGCGATCCGGCTGCAATGATTGTTGCTGACGTACTCATCAGGATAATCACCGGAGCAGAGACCTGCAGCACTTCCCTTTCTTTTTCCGAAAAATAACTGTTAAGCCGTCTGACAATCGGCAACGACAATGCTGCCCTTCCGGAAGTTGACGGGATAAAGAATGCTGATATGCATAAAACGTATGTCAGTGACCGGATCATTACATGTTTATTTTTTGTCCTATTCAATAATGTTTCGCTGATTCGATCAGCAAGCCCCGAATCCTTTATCGCCTCTCCGATTATAAATGCTCCCAGCATCAGCCATATCACTTCTTCACCAAATGAATGATACAGAAGTTCCGGCTCTCCCGCCTTCAGAAATATAATGATTAAAATCAACGATACAGCCACATATCCAGCCGGAATTTTGGTACCAACCCAAAGTGTCATAGCAGACAGAAAAGCAAACAGTGATATTTTCGCTGCGTAACTGAGATCATCTGCCAATACTATTAAACTAGCGAAAAGAACGTGAACCGTTATAATGATCAATCGTTTTGTTGAAAATTTCTCAACCGCCCTGATAATCTTATTTTCTTTATTATACCTGGCCAGCCTTGTCTCCATTTGTGAAAACCCTTTCTCTTTGCTGAGACATGCGAAGTCCAATAGTGATATGCCGCAAAATACCTTCCACACTTTCTTCAATCCATTTGGGCGCCTGGAACATGGCTTGCTCCAAGGTGACCGGTTTTTGAATGATACTGGAATATGCGTGAATGCCTGCATTGTAGTTGAGCTCTGCATCAAGTCCTACTGTACCTGTAATCGCGACAACCGGTGTATTATATTGTTGAGCAACCCTGGCAACCTCACTCGGAATTTTACCATTTACCGATTGGAAATCGAGACTGCCTTCTGCCGTAATGACAAGATCTGCTTGAGCAATCTTTTCCTCAATTTGAATAAAATCCATAATTAATTCAAATCGCGGGTGTAATTGCGCATTTGCAAATGCATACAGCCCCGCCCCCAGACCGCCCGAAGCACCGCCCCCTGGCATTTGACGTACATCAATCCCCAAATGATATTTGATTAAATCTGCATAACGCTCCAGTGATACGGACAGCACTTTAACCTGCTCCGGGGTAGCTCCCTTTTGCGGACCAAAAACGTTTGCTACACCTTTTTTTCCGCAAAGCACGTTTGTCCAATTGCAAGCGACTTCTATTTTAGTTTGCTGAAGCCGTACATCCAGGTCAGTTGTATCGATTGCAGCCGCACGGTACAAATCCTCTCCGCCATTGATGTAAATCGAACGATGATTTTCATCAAGGAAACGGACTCCAAGCGCCTGCGCCATACCTGCCCCGCCATCGGAAGTCCCCGAGTCACCACAGCCAATAATGATATAATCAGCGCCTTTTTCCAAAGCATCGATGATTAATTCCCCTACCCCATAAGTTGTCGTTTTTAATGGGTTCCGCTGATTAGACGGAACCATTTTCAAACCGGCAACCGCTGCCATCTCAATCACTGCAGTCTGTATGTTATTTTCACCGAATATTCCATAATGACTATCAACTTGTTCTCCAACCGGCCCTGTAACTTTTTTGTGGATCAACTCACCTTGCTTAATCCTTGTAATTGTCTTAGCAAATCCTTCACCGCCATCAACCATTGGAACTTTCTCAGTCTTTATAAAAGGGTCAAAACGCTTCGCCCCGTTTTTCATTGCTGCAGCAACTTCCTCTGCACTCAAACACTCTTTAAAACCTGATGGTATCATTGCAACCTTCATTTGTATTTCCTCCCTCAATGATGATCTTATAATTGAAGGATATCTTTGGTAAGTTAATGTGTCGTTAGTGAATCATTAAAGAATGATTAAAAAAATAATTCCGTAGAAACATGTGAACGTTACAACCAACCGTGCGGACCAGCCCGAGTTTAACCAAGCCGAAATCCCAAACAAAAAAGCCAGCCACCAGGGCTAGCTTTTTTTGAAAAATATCCGCAGCATAAATTCGGCTACTTTTAAGATTCGTTTAAATCTAAATGGCTGCTTTAACAGACGATAGAGCCATTCAAGGTTAAGCTTGATCCAAAAATCGGGGGCACGTTTTACTTCCCCTGCTATCACATCGATTGATCCGCCGACTCCCATGAAGATGCCTTTATCGAATACGTCAAAGTGTTGGGCAATCCATATTTCCTGGCGGGGCAGTCCGAGGGCAACAAATACGATATCGGCACCTGAGGCACGAACCTCCTCCACTATAGAATGATCATCCAAGGCAAAAAAGCCGTGGTGACGCCCGGCAATTTTGACATGCGGGTACTGACGCTCCACCTCAGCGACTGCTTTTTTATTAACCTCTTCCGTCGCGCCGAGAAAATAACAGCTCATCCGATGCTCATTTGCGTAATCCAGAAGATCGCGCATCACATCATATCCTGCAACACGCTCCTTTAATGGCTGTTTTTTATATTTCGCGGCAATCAGAATGCCTGCTCCGTCCGGAATAACGTAATTAGCGGCTCCCACAGCTTTTCGATATTCCTTATCCTCCCGTGCGCGCATGGCAATTTCTGGATTGCCTGTTACAACAAAACACTTTCTTCCATGCTGAAGATGTGGATCCAGGACATCCTCCAGAAATCCATTTTGTGTGGTGTTGATAAAATCCAGGTTCATAATACGTACTGTATCGACATGTTCATTCATTTTTTGCAACCTTTCTTTTTCCAAAACATCTATATATCCTGAAATGTAATCCTCATATGATTGTAATAAAAATTAAATTTACTAAATAGAAGTTTCATAGTAAAATAAGGGATAGTTTTATTAAGGGATTGTAAATTTTTCAGTGACTTTTGACTTATAATATCATTAAATGTTTTGTTTTCCTAATAAATATAAAGTGAAGCTAAACACAGAGGGGAATTTCTTGCATGAATGAAAATACGAGAGTCAGACGTACCAAAAAGCGGAAACTTCGGAAAAGAGTTTTTTTCCTGTTGATTCCAATGATGGTCGTTTTTGTCGGAGTTTGCTACGCAGGTTATCTATATGCCAAGGCAGGTTCGGTACTGGATGCTTCATACATGAATCATGGCCGAGACAAATCCGATTTGCGTGATGAAGTGGTGGACCCGGGGAAAGATAATATTTCGATTCTGATTGTTGGTGTTGATGCGAGTAATGTCCGCAACAATAAAAACAATTCCAGATCCGATACACTAATGCTTGCAACATTGAACAAAGAAGAAGAAAGCGTGAAAATGGTGAGCATCCCGCGCGATTCTTACGTATATATACCGAAAGTCGGTTATAAAACAAAAATCAACCATGCCCACGCATATGGCGGTGTGCCGGCAACCATTGAAACCGTTGAAAAGCTTATGGATATACCGGTTGATTATTACGTAAAATTGAACTTTAATGCGTTTATCGAAGTCGTGAATGCAGTTGACGGCATTCAATATAACGTTCCGTACGAAATATATGAACAAAATTCCAAGGATAAAGCCCGTGCAATTCATTTGATGCCGGGTAAGCAAAAATTGAACGGCGAAGAAGCATTGGCACTGGCACGTACGAGGAAATATGACAGTGATATCGAGCGTGGAAAGCGGCAGCAGGAAATCATTAAAACAGTCATTAAGAAGGCTATTTCCCTGGATTCCGTACTCAAATTTGATAACATTATTGAAGCAGTAGGATCAAACATGACGACAAACATGACATTCGATGAAATGAAAAGTTTGATTTCGTATGGCACCGGTAAAGGAAGTCTGGCTTTTAAGACATATACACTGGAAGGACACGACTACCAGCCGGAAGGTACGTATTACTGGCAGCTGGATCAAGTTGCCTTGAACAAGACGAAAAAAATGCTCCAGCAGCATTTGGAACTTAATACAACAGCTACTGCCGATGGATCAACTGGAGAAGCTTCCTTAGACATCGACGATAACAACAATACGTATTAAAAAAACAGCCGGCTCTCAAGAGGCCGGCTGTTTTTTTAATTTGATTTACGGCGAATGCCATTTAATAGTTTGGTAAGCGGCTTGAAATTACTATTAATAAGTTCAAGATTTTCAATTAAGAACTGAATCGCTATAACAGAGATCAGAAAGATAAGTACAGCGCCCCAGATGGTTGTCATCGAGAACAGTACTGCCGCCAAATTGAACATGATGCTGAGCCCGTATAAAAGCAGAACCGTCTGCCGGTGGGTAAAACCGGTCCTGACAAGGCTGTGATGCAAATGGGAACTGTCAGGCTTTGTCAACGGCTGCTTGTTAATCGTCCGTCTGACAATGGCAAGAATAATGTCTGACAGCGGAACCCCGGCAATAAAAACAGGTATAATAAACGAAATGATCGTCACATTTTTAAACCCAAGTAAGGCGAGTACCGCAATCATGAAGCCAAGAAACTGTGAACCGGTATCCCCCATGAAAATTTTCGCAGGGAAAAAATTGTATCGTAAAAATCCAACTGTACTGAAAAACAGAATCAATGCCATCGTTGCTACATAAACCTGGTTCATGGCGATGGCCATCATGGCAATCGTAAACAACGCAATTGCCGAAACACCTGCGGCAAGACCGTCCAATCCATCAATCAGGTTCATTGCATTCGTCAGCCCAATAATCCAGACCAGTGTAACAATGGTACTGAAAAAGCCAAGTTCAACCTGTCCGCCAAACGGTAAATTTACCAATTCAACCTGCAGACCGCCCCAGAATACAACAAGTAAAGCTGCCGACAGCTGGAAAACGAACTTGACCTTTGGAGTAAGATTATAAACGTCATCCACTACACTATGACTAACGATAATGATGGATGCAATAATGATGGATACATGATATTCATTGTATGGCTGTAAAATAACAAGCCCAATGAGAAAACTTGTATAGATGACCAATCCGCCAAGTGTTGGAATTGGGTCTGTATGCACTTTTCGGTGATCCGGTTTATCAGTCGCTTTGATCTTTAATGCAAATTTTATAAACATCGGCGTGATGATTAACGAAACAAGCATCAGTAAAAAGGCTAGTATCCCGATTTTAAGCACTTAGCCCACCTCAATTTATTTTTCCTGACGTTTTAGACGCTATTAATAAGTAATTCGTTACAATCACTCATTTTCAGGTTATCCTTAATCGACATTCATTTTTAAATATACATTATAAATGTCCTCAGCGAAAGTCTGTACCGAAAATTTTCTTGATGCATGTGTGAAAAGTTTATCTCCAATTACTTGTAATTTACCCTTTCTATGCGCATACAAAGCTTCTTCCATGGCAAGACACAGTTCCCTGGTATTTCCAGGGGCAACCTTCCAGCCATGCTGTCTGCCTTGAATTAATTGGCTGACACCACCAACATCTGTTGCGATGACAGGGGTCTTTGCACGTGCAGATTCCAGTAAAACAAGTGGAAAACTTTCACTGTATGACGTCAGCATGGTGAGATCCGCGATTTGATAGAACGGATCGACATGCTGCTGGTGTCCCATGAAATGCACATGATTACTGATGTTCAGATCATTGACGAGCAGCTTCAATCGGGTAAGAAGGCTTCCTTCGCCAACCAGTACAAGCTTACATTCGGGATGTTTTGCGGCAATTTCCGAAAAAGCTTTCAGAGCAACTTCATGACCTTTCACCGGTTCCAGCCGTGCTACCATAATGATGACAAAATCATCTTCCGCAAACCCGTAATCCTTTTTTGCTGCAGTTTGGGACAGACCTTGATGAAAATCAATGCCATTTAATGCAGTAACAATTCTATTACCTTGAAAACCTGCGTTTATCAACCCATTCCGGAATGTCTCGGATATCGCAATAATCCGATCGGCATTTTTCAGTGCATGTACATTTATACGGGTAAGGAGGTTTCCGTACTTCCCTTTCCCCATAAAATCATGAAATGGATCACTGTGCACAGTTGCAACCCAGGTGAATGGTGTCATTTTTTTCAGCAGATTTGCATAGACATTAGCGCGTGGCCCGTGTGTGTGAATGATATCAATCTGCTCATTTTTGATGTGGTTTTTCATTTTCTGCATCAATGGGATGCTCATTTTCATCCGATTGGGAAAATGTACGGTACGAATGCCGGCATTTTGGGCGCGCTGAAGCAGTTCACCTTTTTCCAGCACGCCAAGGGTGAACTCATCAGGACTGGAGATTGGTGTCTCCTTTGTGCTCCCGGGTAAAAATTCCTGACTCATTTCGTACTGGCTTTCCTGCAAACCTGGATTTTTCCCGGAATTGAATTCATTGAGCAACCCGAGGATGTGATGCATCCCTCCACCTGTTTCATTTCCCGCATTTAAATGAAGTATTCGCATTCGATCAGCCGCCTTTTCAGAATTATGATGCAGTCATCAATATGTCCAAAGAACGCGGGAATTATAAGTGGCAGCGCTCCTGTTATGAATATATGCGGGTAAGTTGTCCATAATTGTTATGTAATCATTAATTTTAGGCTTTTTATTAACCTGTCATATCGGAGTGTTTCCAATGGCCTATCAAAAATACGGCATCTATTTGCTGTTGATTTATTTTCCGGTAAGGACATTACTGATTGAGCTTGCCCCTGTTTTACGATTTCTTGGTGATGTTATCATCGTGGGAATGTTTTTACATATACTTCTTCAGGATCCGGTAGGTTTATTAAAAAAATATAAGTTTACCTGGTTCTTTTTATTATTCGTGGCTGTTGGAGTGGTTGTCGGGTTATTGCAAGGGGTAGCCCTGATGGCTGTTATCATTCAGGTGCGAACATTTCTCATACCGTTTTTACTGATTTATATTGTCGGAGAAATGCGGATGGGACAGGAATTTCAGCAGCATTTCGTCTCGGTTTCATTTGTTATGGGTGTTCTTGTGGCACTGCACGGATTAATTGCGAAAATCTCACATCGGACGTGGCTGATGCCGGATTCCTGGCAGGCATGGGATTTGGCAGCTATCAACAGCGGCAGAATTTACGGAACACTCGGCAACCCCAATATTTTAGCGACGTATTTATGTATCGTATTTTTTCTCGTTGTCTTCTTCCGAAAGCGATTCACCTGGCATACATATGCCGGGCTGATTGTAATCGCTGGAACTGTGGTATTGACGTATTCGCGGGGAACATTACTCGCATTCGTTATTGGATTAGTGGTTATGAGTTTTTTGTGGCGGAATTGGAAGATCGTTTGGCGAACGG is a genomic window containing:
- a CDS encoding response regulator transcription factor, which gives rise to MSNHIVIIEDDESIARIIQLELEYEGFAVDVAHSGRKGLELVQSNRTDLVILDVMIPELNGMEVLRRIRAVDEQIIVIMLTARDTVYDKVNGLDLGANDYMTKPFEIEELLARIRSNLRFNKKQADRHAQAELSLGKIKIQTGSREVYDDGTIIELTPKEYDLLLYLTENKNQALEREQILNYVWGYDYFGDTNVIDVYVRYLRKKMPDAPIQTVRGVGYMVKDYT
- a CDS encoding SLC13 family permease, translating into METRLARYNKENKIIRAVEKFSTKRLIIITVHVLFASLIVLADDLSYAAKISLFAFLSAMTLWVGTKIPAGYVAVSLILIIIFLKAGEPELLYHSFGEEVIWLMLGAFIIGEAIKDSGLADRISETLLNRTKNKHVMIRSLTYVLCISAFFIPSTSGRAALSLPIVRRLNSYFSEKEREVLQVSAPVIILMSTSATIIAAGSHLIGVGFLETSTGKSISFVQWLIWGVPFALTISLLSLFVIKMMLWPKKAPNIISHQSEKRTSMSQLYQQKRKQPMNNTEKRTAGLVILLIISWMTEPVHGYDIAFLTMFGAVLFMMPVYGVISWKQGIGAVSWNLILFVASATALGRVLVDTGVVAWMETEMIGVLQLFAGAPEWILVLLVLIVTVTSHLYITSHTTRAIVFIPALILFGQTIGADPVAIVFISLIGMNYCITFPVSSKALLLFYEEEDFTYDAKTLLKISLVLMPLYIFVMMVYYFTYWQWTGLSF
- a CDS encoding glycerate kinase family protein, whose amino-acid sequence is MKVAMIPSGFKECLSAEEVAAAMKNGAKRFDPFIKTEKVPMVDGGEGFAKTITRIKQGELIHKKVTGPVGEQVDSHYGIFGENNIQTAVIEMAAVAGLKMVPSNQRNPLKTTTYGVGELIIDALEKGADYIIIGCGDSGTSDGGAGMAQALGVRFLDENHRSIYINGGEDLYRAAAIDTTDLDVRLQQTKIEVACNWTNVLCGKKGVANVFGPQKGATPEQVKVLSVSLERYADLIKYHLGIDVRQMPGGGASGGLGAGLYAFANAQLHPRFELIMDFIQIEEKIAQADLVITAEGSLDFQSVNGKIPSEVARVAQQYNTPVVAITGTVGLDAELNYNAGIHAYSSIIQKPVTLEQAMFQAPKWIEESVEGILRHITIGLRMSQQRERVFTNGDKAGQV
- a CDS encoding WecB/TagA/CpsF family glycosyltransferase, translating into MNEHVDTVRIMNLDFINTTQNGFLEDVLDPHLQHGRKCFVVTGNPEIAMRAREDKEYRKAVGAANYVIPDGAGILIAAKYKKQPLKERVAGYDVMRDLLDYANEHRMSCYFLGATEEVNKKAVAEVERQYPHVKIAGRHHGFFALDDHSIVEEVRASGADIVFVALGLPRQEIWIAQHFDVFDKGIFMGVGGSIDVIAGEVKRAPDFWIKLNLEWLYRLLKQPFRFKRILKVAEFMLRIFFKKS
- a CDS encoding LCP family protein, with amino-acid sequence MNENTRVRRTKKRKLRKRVFFLLIPMMVVFVGVCYAGYLYAKAGSVLDASYMNHGRDKSDLRDEVVDPGKDNISILIVGVDASNVRNNKNNSRSDTLMLATLNKEEESVKMVSIPRDSYVYIPKVGYKTKINHAHAYGGVPATIETVEKLMDIPVDYYVKLNFNAFIEVVNAVDGIQYNVPYEIYEQNSKDKARAIHLMPGKQKLNGEEALALARTRKYDSDIERGKRQQEIIKTVIKKAISLDSVLKFDNIIEAVGSNMTTNMTFDEMKSLISYGTGKGSLAFKTYTLEGHDYQPEGTYYWQLDQVALNKTKKMLQQHLELNTTATADGSTGEASLDIDDNNNTY
- a CDS encoding glycosyltransferase family 4 protein — its product is MLVSLIITPMFIKFALKIKATDKPDHRKVHTDPIPTLGGLVIYTSFLIGLVILQPYNEYHVSIIIASIIIVSHSVVDDVYNLTPKVKFVFQLSAALLVVFWGGLQVELVNLPFGGQVELGFFSTIVTLVWIIGLTNAMNLIDGLDGLAAGVSAIALFTIAMMAIAMNQVYVATMALILFFSTVGFLRYNFFPAKIFMGDTGSQFLGFMIAVLALLGFKNVTIISFIIPVFIAGVPLSDIILAIVRRTINKQPLTKPDSSHLHHSLVRTGFTHRQTVLLLYGLSIMFNLAAVLFSMTTIWGAVLIFLISVIAIQFLIENLELINSNFKPLTKLLNGIRRKSN
- a CDS encoding glycosyltransferase family 4 protein — protein: MRILHLNAGNETGGGMHHILGLLNEFNSGKNPGLQESQYEMSQEFLPGSTKETPISSPDEFTLGVLEKGELLQRAQNAGIRTVHFPNRMKMSIPLMQKMKNHIKNEQIDIIHTHGPRANVYANLLKKMTPFTWVATVHSDPFHDFMGKGKYGNLLTRINVHALKNADRIIAISETFRNGLINAGFQGNRIVTALNGIDFHQGLSQTAAKKDYGFAEDDFVIIMVARLEPVKGHEVALKAFSEIAAKHPECKLVLVGEGSLLTRLKLLVNDLNISNHVHFMGHQQHVDPFYQIADLTMLTSYSESFPLVLLESARAKTPVIATDVGGVSQLIQGRQHGWKVAPGNTRELCLAMEEALYAHRKGKLQVIGDKLFTHASRKFSVQTFAEDIYNVYLKMNVD
- a CDS encoding O-antigen ligase family protein; translated protein: MAYQKYGIYLLLIYFPVRTLLIELAPVLRFLGDVIIVGMFLHILLQDPVGLLKKYKFTWFFLLFVAVGVVVGLLQGVALMAVIIQVRTFLIPFLLIYIVGEMRMGQEFQQHFVSVSFVMGVLVALHGLIAKISHRTWLMPDSWQAWDLAAINSGRIYGTLGNPNILATYLCIVFFLVVFFRKRFTWHTYAGLIVIAGTVVLTYSRGTLLAFVIGLVVMSFLWRNWKIVWRTVFAFLVAVALIYFPAKAVAELTSDGLEEPVDEVTETGSISSSLFVKRFLEMFSGETIEKSAGSGRIYIVLKGLEIFLDQPLVGTGFGTYGDTASLFYKSPIYEKYNVLDGLYTDNQYVQILVETGIVGAFLVLLFFWRTIRSGNNFYFFLLIAGTIAGFFYNILEDKTFVLYLFVFLGLEVRRWHE